From the Tripterygium wilfordii isolate XIE 37 chromosome 6, ASM1340144v1, whole genome shotgun sequence genome, one window contains:
- the LOC120000459 gene encoding E3 ubiquitin-protein ligase RMA1H1-like — MATDLYFEDTVAQDNFNIDEKSFPGKWNSVPDDGPSGGFDCNICLDSVQDPVVTLCGHLYCWPCIYKWLNFQSVSSENQYQQQQQQCPVCKAEVSHTTLVPLYGRHQTTKPSKGKAPHLGIIVPRRPLGPVCGVDSTRSPISRGNPPSAQQLNGGYPASGMLGPGGTEMNMFSSVIGPYGETLYARVFGNTITNIYTYPNSYHLEGISSPRVRRHVMQADKSLDRVSFFLLCCLFICLLLF; from the coding sequence ATGGCCACAGATCTGTACTTTGAAGATACTGTTGCTCAGGATAACTTTAACATAGACGAGAAGTCTTTCCCCGGGAAATGGAATTCTGTTCCGGATGATGGTCCCTCTGGTGGTTTTGATTGCAACATCTGTCTAGACTCTGTGCAAGACCCAGTGGTCACACTCTGTGGTCACCTCTACTGCTGGCCTTGCATCTACAAGTGGCTTAATTTCCAGAGTGTTTCTTCTGAAAACCAATAccagcaacaacaacagcaatgTCCTGTTTGTAAAGCTGAAGTTTCTCACACAACTCTAGTCCCTCTTTACGGGCGGCATCAAACAACTAAACCCTCCAAAGGCAAAGCACCCCATCTTGGCATAATTGTACCGCGGAGACCTCTTGGTCCTGTGTGCGGGGTGGACTCTACGAGATCACCTATTTCCAGGGGTAATCCACCTTCAGCTCAGCAACTCAATGGTGGCTACCCAGCTTCGGGAATGCTGGGCCCCGGTGGCACGGAAATGAATATGTTTAGTTCAGTGATTGGACCGTATGGAGAGACTTTATATGCAAGGGTATTTGGCAACACAATTACTAACATATATACTTATCCGAACTCTTATCATCTTGAGGGAATCAGCAGTCCAAGAGTTAGGAGGCATGTTATGCAGGCCGATAAATCGCTTGACAGGGtctctttcttcttgttgtGCTGTCTATTTATATGTCTCCTCTTGTTCTAA
- the LOC120000905 gene encoding GPI-anchored protein LLG1-like, with the protein MASNSLFYCLFCFFLLTGFAASSSYISNGAFEDDKHSGRSLLQAKKKCPVNFEGMNYTIVTSTCKGPQYPADKCCSGLKEFACPFADEVSDMTNDCASTMFSYINLYGKYPPGLFANLCKGDDKGLKCSDAETVQKNSVKSNNAHIAATLSKLLMLEAGFLALVFQLF; encoded by the exons ATGGCTTCCAATTCGCTGTTCTATTGTCTTTTTTGCTTCTTCCTTTTGACGGGTTTCGccgcttcttcttcttatatTTCCA ATGGCGCATTTGAAGATGACAAACACTCTGGCCGCTCCCTACTTCAGGCCAAAAAGA AATGCCCCGTAAACTTTGAAGGTATGAATTACACAATTGTTACAAGCACGTGCAAAGGACCTCAATACCCAGCCGATAAATGTTGTTCGGGTTTGAAGGAATTTGCTTGCCCATTCGCAGATGAAGTAAGCGACATGACAAATGATTGTGCTTCGACCATGTTCAGCTACATAAACCTCTACGGCAAATACCCACCTGGCCTTTTTGCCAATTTGTGCAAAGGAGATGATAAGGGTCTTAAATGCAGCGATGCAGAAACGGTGCAAAAGAATTCAGTCAAATCAAACAACGCTCACATAGCAGCAACTCTGTCCAAACTGCTGATGCTTGAGGCCGGCTTCCTGGCTTTAGTATTCCAGCTGTTCTAG
- the LOC119999271 gene encoding CASP-like protein 1C1: protein MTKIKRVLGLLPRLLAFGATLSATIVMATSHERVNILGFSFEAKYTDASALKFFVIANAIVSAYGLLVLFLPWESLLWRLVVALDAVFTVILTSSISAALAIAEVGKKGNSHAGWLPMCGQVPKYCDQVTGALAVGFIGLIIYVVLLLYSIYGALNPLLVLKF, encoded by the exons ATGACCAAGATCAAGAGGGTCTTGGGCCTTTTGCCGAGGCTCTTGGCCTTCGGTGCAACCCTTTCGGCAACAATTGTCATGGCTACAAGCCATGAGAGAGTCAACATTCTTGGATTCTCGTTTGAAGCTAAGTATACAGACGCATCAGCCTTAAA GTTCTTTGTGATAGCTAATGCAATAGTGAGTGCTTATGGACTATTAGTTCTGTTTCTTCCTTGGGAGAGCTTGCTCTGGCGATTAGTAGTTGCTCTCGATGCG GTCTTCACTGTAATATTGACGTCAAGCATATCTGCGGCATTAGCAATAGCTGAAGTGGGGAAGAAGGGGAATTCTCATGCAGGTTGGCTGCCCATGTGTGGTCAAGTACCCAAATATTGTGACCAAGTAACTGGAGCTCTAGCTGTTGGGTTCATTGGACTCATAATCTATGTGGTGCTCCTTCTGTATTCCATATATGGAGCACTGAATCCTCTTCTCGTTCTTAAGTTCTAG
- the LOC120000033 gene encoding uncharacterized protein LOC120000033: MAGRMDLGFSKTSSSSLREQMARTTLHNVRSQGHTYVELREDGRRFIFFCTLCLAPCYSDSVLFEHLKGSLHTERLATAKVTLLKPNPWPFNDGVHFFRNSTEIEKPLAISNGKRNMSVEIQNDGNSLSIVKYGENVKGEGNKHGGLDGVCDEDLDSTRTDDDIAFSPSVEDLNGNGGNDGLLIPDVLIKDKISNLKVSCIGFGQIAARFCEKDDGSHSISRIWCEWLGGKGGRDESAIRVPEHDFAVVTFSYNYELGRKDLLEDVKLLLTSNPMAESENGGGFSRKRKKSFSDPEDVSESLSNQCDSSGEESSASTGASMLLLDRFDDQLLHTRSISNKHVRREVRRQQRIAAERMCDICQHKMLPEKDVAALLNMKTGKLACSSRNVNGAFHVFHTSCLINWILLCENEIFTNQLVAAKVGQKSKRKNGIKNKEMAMDGESMATKTQINSLFCPECQGSGIIVEGDELEEPSIRLSEMFKYKIRISDAQRAWMKSPELLQNCSTGFRFPSPSEKAVQEKVVPLKVIHFYRAGV; the protein is encoded by the exons ATGGCAGGGAGGATGGACTTGGGGTTTTCGAAGACGAGCTCTTCTAGTTTAAGGGAACAAATGGCTAGGACTACTCTTCACAACGTAAGATCACAAGGACACACCTATGTGGAACTTCGTGAGGATGGGAGGCGGTTCATATTCTTCTGTACATTGTGTCTTGCTCCATGCTATAGTGATTCTGTGTTGTTTGAACACTTGAAGGGTAGTCTACATACTGAGAGGTTAGCTACGGCTAAGGTTACTCTCTTAAAACCTAACCCGTGGCCTTTTAATGATGGTGTTCACTTCTTTCGCAATTCAACAGAGATTGAGAAACCCTTGGCAATATCAAATGGTAAAAGAAACATGTCTGTAGAGATTCAAAATGATGGTAACAGTCTTTCTATTGTCAAATATGGCGAGAATGTGAAAGGTGAAGGCAACAAACATGGTGGGTTGGATGGGGTGTGTGATGAGGATTTGGATTCTACTAGGACAGATGATGATATTGCTTTTAGCCCCTCTGTGGAGGATTTGAACGGTAATGGAGGAAATGATGGTCTTTTGATTCCAGATGTACTGATTAAAGACAAAATTTCGAATTTAAAAGTGAGCTGCATTGGTTTTGGACAAATTGCTGCAAGGTTCTGTGAGAAGGATGATGGTTCACACAGCATTAGCAGAATATGGTGTGAATGGTTGGGAGGAAAGGGGGGTAGAGATGAGAGTGCTATCAGGGTCCCAGAGCATGATTTTGCTGTTGTTACTTTCTCTTATAACTATGAATTAGGTAGAAAGGATCTGCTCGAGGATGTGAAGCTTTTACTCACATCTAACCCCATGGCAGAATCTGAGAATGGTGGGGGATTTagtaggaaaagaaagaaatctttttctgatCCTGAGGATGTTAGTGAATCGTTGAGTAATCAGTGTGATTCATCCGGGGAGGAATCTTCTGCTTCCACTGGTGCCTCAATGTTGCTGTTGGACCGATTTGATGATCAACTTCTTCACACAAGATCCATATCCAACAAGCATGTGAGGCGAGAGGTGAGGCGGCAACAGCGGATAGCAGCTGAAAGAATGTGTGATATCTGTCAGCATAAGATGCTTCCTGAGAAAGATGTAGCTGCCCTGTTGAACATGAAGACAGGGAAACTTGCTTGCAGTAGTAGAAATGTGAATGGG GCATTTCATGTATTTCACACATCCTGCCTTATAAATTGGATACTTCTTTGTGAGAATGAAATATTTACAAATCAGTTGGTTGCTGCGAAAGTGGGACAAAAATCTAAAAGAAAGAATGGTATTAAGAACAAGGAAATGGCTATGGATGGAGAGAGTATGGCTACgaaaacccaaatcaactcTCTGTTCTGCCCAGAGTGTCAGGGCAGTGGTATAATCGTTGAAGGAGATGAACTGGAGGAACCGTCTATCCGTCTCTCTGAG ATGTTCAAATATAAGATCAGAATCAGTGATGCACAAAGGGCATGGATGAAAAGTCCAGAACTACTGCAGAATTGCTCTACGGGTTTTCGTTTTCCATCCCCGTCTGAAAAGGCTGTTCAG GAAAAGGTGGTGCCACTAAAGGTGATACACTTCTACAGAGCTGGTGTGTAG
- the LOC120000402 gene encoding arginine-glutamic acid dipeptide repeats protein produces the protein MASGSSGRPNSGSKGFDFASDDVLCSYEDYINNQDASNGGHSSDPVVGTNSSKDFHKSRMTRSSVFPATSYSQPEDSFNQDVSSIVEKSMKKYADNLMRFLEGISSRLSQLELYCYNVDKSIGEMRSDLARDHEEADSKLKSLEKHLQEVHRSVQILRDKQELADTQKELAKLQLVQKESSSSSQSQSNEEKYSPPASDAKKTENSLEVHNQQLALALPHQVAPPQQPIVFPSQPAPQNVIQQQPYYLTANQLPTPVPHSQHSQSQYLPSDPQYRTSPMQEMSRVPQPAQSQVNQTPPVQSFPQYQQQWPQQVPQQVPPPQQPSIQPQVRPQSSTVYPSYPTGQSTNASPETLPSSMSMQVPFSSTPQPVSSRADAMPYGYTAAGRTGPQQPTQQVKVPFGVQPGDGYAVAGPHQGLPPPPGSAYMMYDSEGARAHHQPQQPHFPQGGYPPTNLSLQNPQPSAAAMVQTPNHSQFTRNHPLNELIEKLVSMGFRGDHVVSVIQRMEESGQLVDFNSVLDRLNVHSSGSSQPQRGW, from the exons ATGGCATCTGGCTCATCGGGTCGGCCCAACTCCGGTTCCAAGGGCTTCGATTTCGCTTCTGATGACGTTCTTTGTTCTTATGAGGACTATATTAATAACCAGGACGCCTCCAACGGAGGCCACTCGTCCGATCCTGTTGTCGGGACTAATTCCAGCAAG GATTTTCATAAAAGCAGAATGACCCGATCTTCAGTGTTTCCTGCTACTTCCTATAGTCAGCCAGAGGACTCTTTCAACCAAGATGTATCTTCTATTGTTGAAAAAAGCATGAAAAAATATGCTGACAATCTCATGCGCTTTCTTGAAGGAATCAGTTCACGGCTCTCGCAGTTGGAACTCTACTGCTACAACGTTGATAAATCAATTGGAGAAATGCGATCTGATTTAGCTCGTGACCATGAGGAGGCAGATTCAAAGCTTAAATCTCTTGAGAAACATCTTCAAGAG GTCCACAGGTCTGTTCAGATCCTGAGGGACAAGCAAGAGCTTGCTGATACTCAGAAAGAATTGGCCAAGCTTCAGCTTGTTCAGAAAGAGTCATCTTCTTCAAGCCAGTCTCAATCCAATGAAGAGAAATATTCACCACCTGCCTCTGATGCCAAGAAAACTGAAAACTCTCTGGAAGTGCACAACCAGCAGTTAGCTCTTGCCCTGCCTCATCAGGTTGCTCCGCCGCAGCAGCCGATAGTATTCCCCTCTCAGCCTGCTCCCCAGAATGTGATCCAGCAACAACCCTATTATTTAACTGCGAACCAGCTACCAACTCCTGTACCCCATTCCCAACACTCCCAGAGTCAGTACCTGCCTTCTGATCCTCAATATCGGACTTCTCCAATGCAGGAGATGTCGAGGGTACCGCAGCCAGCACAATCTCAAGTAAATCAAACACCGCCCGTCCAATCCTTCCCTCAGTATCAGCAGCAATGGCCACAGCAAGTACCTCAGCAGGTGCCACCACCCCAGCAGCCCTCTATTCAACCACAGGTTAGACCCCAATCATCAACAGTTTATCCTTCCTACCCTACTGGACAATCAACAAATGCATCTCCAGAGACGCTGCCCAGCAGCATGTCAATGCAAGTGCCATTTTCATCCACTCCGCAACCTGTATCCAGCCGTGCTGATGCCATGCCTTATGGGTATACTGCAGCAGGTAGGACTGGTCCACAGCAGCCTACACAACAAGTGAAGGTTCCTTTTGGAGTACAACCAGGTGATGGTTATGCAGTTGCTGGCCCCCACCAAGGGCTGCCCCCACCTCCTGGGAGTGCATATATGATGTATGACAGTGAAGGAGCTAGAGCACATCATCAACCTCAGCAACCTCACTTCCCACAGGGTGGATATCCGCCCACGAATCTATCTCTTCAGAATCCACAGCCATCTGCAGCTGCTATGGTGCAAACTCCAAACCATTCGCAATTTACACGCAACCATCCTCTCAATGAATTGATTGAGAAATTGGTGAGCATGGGTTTCCGGGGTGATCATGTTGTCAGTGTAATTCAGAGGATGGAGGAGAGCGGCCAGCTTGTGGATTTTAATTCTGTACTTGACAGGCTGAATGTGCATTCTTCTGGGAGTTCTCAGCCTCAGAGAGGGTGGTGA
- the LOC120000056 gene encoding uncharacterized protein LOC120000056, giving the protein MKKSGLLAATVAAASASAISASSSSNSNSQRSQAENARDQENSSALKDKFAPRFDGLRFIETLVTAHR; this is encoded by the exons ATGAAGAAATCCGGACTTCTCGCTGCCACAGTAGCTGCCGCCTCTGCCTCCGCCATCTCTGCTTCTTCCTCTTCCAATTCCAACTCTCAACGTTCTCAAGCG gAGAACGCGAGAGATCAAGAAAATTCCTCTGCTTTGAAGGATAAATTTGCGCCAAGGTTTGATGGATTGAGGTTTATTGAAACTCTGGTCACCGCTCACAGATAA